The Pseudopipra pipra isolate bDixPip1 chromosome 6, bDixPip1.hap1, whole genome shotgun sequence genome includes a region encoding these proteins:
- the PIK3C2A gene encoding phosphatidylinositol 4-phosphate 3-kinase C2 domain-containing subunit alpha isoform X3 has translation MAQISSSNGFKQRSSPSLSAARSKDVDKEEALQMEAEALAKMQKERGVAGNKQTFHSLSSPRQKAQPHNKQDHDLMVFPESDAKSMEDKLSTIDIEKLTHAELEKLLLDENFESSKVPTLPASPILSPSFSSQFYLGPAGQRRQWTPGIPAPVTCTLPPIYTSASYTKQTGVFHNGFHPSMSSYPSREPIYLGLPRQSQYISYPLAATTPFHPQRSLPIYPPVLTPEMAKVFDKIASTSEFLKNGKSSTDLEMTAIKSAVSNLPASESCGDVSKFDWLDLDPLSKPKVDSVETLNKAENDGERASTMTAEDPWEAVLLEEKLLVNCHLERKVNGKSSGATVTRSQSLNMRTTPLAKSQGQTSQLQKDNGTTGMLTENVLLQAIEGQNQELSAFSQAVMKLRTKFPYSNQQTNPGFVLSPIMLQRNISGESASIKVSIEIEEFQQPVTFTCDVSSPVELIIMQALCWVHDDLNEVDIGSYILKVCGQEEVLQNKHCIGSHEYIQNCRKWDTEIKLQLLTHSAICSDLARTEDDDRTPIHLTKHLYKVEKPFREPIIRPSIEELLDVYHKQVNIALKNEASLKCGDDTSKSSPGSLQPENPLKVSIDQLTRAVEALVRLHVNSCSSCAAISPEDGKSTKEACTATEHLQFTVFAAHGISSGWVSNYEKYYLICSLTHNGKDLFKPVQSKKVGTYKNFFYLIKWDELIIFPIQISQLPLESVLCLTLFGILNQSSGSSPDSNKQRKGPEILGQVSLPLFDFRRLLTSGTKLLQMWTSSHPHNTPGMAAKKGNMERIVLQIDFPSHAFDIEYKIPEPAKTTVHHSMESLEKPLRERLLAILSKDNTIGLSKEDKEFLWEKRHYCHSHTSSLPKILVSAPHWDWASLPEIYSLLQKWPPLSPLAALELLDSKFADQEVRNTAVNWMESLSDDELTDFLPQFVQALKYETYLDSALVKFLLARALGSIRIAHYLYWLLKDTLYDTKFGVRYEQILGAFLSVCGKRLREELEKQTRLVQLFGMVAEKVKQTSGSARQVALQNGMERVQLFFLKNKCRLPLNPSLVAKELNIKACSFFSSNAVPLKVALINADPLGEEINVMFKVGEDLRQDMLALQMIKIMDKIWLQEGLDLRMVIFKCLSTGKDRGMVELVPASDTLRKIQVEYGVTGSFKDKPLAEWLRKYNPTEEEYEKASENFIYSCAGCCVATYVLGICDRHNDNIMLRNTGHMFHIDFGKFLGHAQMFGSFKRDRAPFVLTSDMAYVINGGEKPTIRFQLFVDLCCQAYNLIRKHASLFLNLLSLMLSSGLPELSGVQDLKYVQDALQPQTTDAEATIFFTRLIESSLGSVATKFNFFIHNLAQLRFSGLPSNDEPILSFSAKTYSLKQDGRIKQVSVFTYQKRYNPDKHYIYVVRVLREGQVEPTFVFRTFDEFQELHNKLGILFPLWKLPGFPNKMVLGRTHIKDVAAKRKVELNSYIQSLMNSSSEVAECDLVYTFFHPLLRDDKVEGIDGIARPTDTSPSSPTSGKVGGEVKLSISYRNSTLFIMVMHIKDLVTEDGADPNPYVKTYLLPDTHKTSKRKTKISRKTRNPTFNEMLVYSGYSMETLKQRELQLSVLSAESLRENFFLGGITLPLKDFNLSKETVNWYRLTAVPYL, from the exons ATGGCCCAGATATCCAGCAGCAATGGGTTCAAACAGCGCTCGTCGCCTTCTCTGTCGGCCGCAAGGTCAAAAGACGTGGACAAAGAGGAGGCATTGCAGATGGAAGCTGAGGCATTAGCCAAGATGCAGAAGGAAAGAGGTGTAGCTGGTAATAAACAAACCTTTCATTCTTTAAGCAGCCCCAGACAAAAAGCACAGCCTCATAACAAACAGGACCATGATCTCATGGTGTTTCCAGAGTCTGATGCCAAGAGCATGGAAGATAAACTAAGTACCATTGACATAGAGAAGCTTACACATGCTGAACTAGAGAAACTGCTGCTGGATGAAAATTTTGAATCTAGTAAAGTACCTACATTACCAGCAAGTCCTATTTTGAGCCCATCTTTTTCTTCGCAATTTTATCTTGGGCCTGCGGGTCAGAGGAGACAGTGGACACCTGGGATACCAGCACCTGTGACATGCACTTTACCTCCTATTTACACCTCAGCTTCTTACACAAAACAGACTGGTGTCTTTCACAACGGATTCCATCCAAGTATGTCGTCCTATCCCTCCAGAGAGCCTATTTATCTTGGTCTTCCAAGACAGTCACAATACATTTCATACCCATTGGCAGCTACCACACCTTTCCATCCACAGAGAAGCCTACCTATATATCCTCCAGTACTCACACCAGAAATGGCAAAAGTATTTGACAAAATTGCAAGCACTTCGGAATTTCTGAAAAATGGGAAGTCGAGCACAGACCTGGAAATGACTGCTATAAAGTCTGCAGTTTCTAACCTGCCAGCCTCGGAAAGCTGTGGGGATGTTAGTAAATTTGACTGGTTAGATTTGGATCCCCTAAGTAAACCGAAAGTGGATAGTGTGGAGACTTTAAATAAAGCAGAGAATGATGGAGAGAGGGCTTCAACTATGACTGCTGAAGATCCATGGGAGGCTGTGCTGTTAGAAGAAAAGCTGTTAGTAAATTGTCACCTGGAAAGAAAAGTTAATGGGAAATCTTCTGGAGCAACAGTCACAAGGAGCCAGTCCTTAAACATGCGAACAACTCCACTTGCAAAGTCACAGGGCCAAACATCACAG TTGCAGAAAGACAATGGGACCACTGGCATGCTGACAGAAAATGTGCTTCTCCAAGCAATTGAAGGACAGAATCAAGAGCTGTCAGCTTTTTCTCAAGCAGTTATGAA ATTGAGGACCAAGTTTCCTTACTCTAATCAGCAAACAAACCCAGGCTTTGTGCTGAGTCCAATCATGCTACAAAGAAATATAAGTGGGGAGAGTGCCAGTATCAAGGTTTCCATAGAAATTGAAGAATTCCAGCAACCAGTAACTTTTACATGTGATG TGAGTTCCCCTGTTGAGCTTATAATAATGCAGGCACTTTGCTGGGTGCATGATGACTTGAATGAAGTGGACATTGGCAGCTATATCCTGAAAGTCTGTGGCCAAGAAGAAGTTTTACAGAA TAAGCACTGCATAGGAAGTCATGAATATATCCAGAACTGCCGGAAGTGGGACACAGAAATCAAACTGCAGCTCCTGACCCACAGTGCGATCTGCAGCGATCTGGCACGGACA GAAGATGATGACAGAACACCCATTCATCTAACCAAACACCTCTACAAAGTAGAAAAGCCTTTCAGGGAACCTATTATAAG GCCTTCTATTGAAGAGCTTCTTGATGTGTATCATAAGCAAGTTAACATAGCTCTTAAGAATGAG GCGTCCTTAAAATGTGGTGATGACACTAGCAAGAGCTCACCTG gTTCACTGCAGCCTGAAAACCCTCTGAAAGTGAGTATAGACCAGTTAACAAGAGCAGTCGAAGCTCTTGTGCGACTCCACGTGAATTCCTGTAGCAGTTGTGCAGCAATTTCTCCAGAAGATGGTAAGAGTACCAAGGAAGCTTGTACTGCCACAGAACATCTCCAGTTCACAGTATTTGCTGCTCATGGAATTTCTTCTGGTTGGGTGTCAAA TTATGAAAAATACTACTTGATTTGTTCTCTGACCCATAATGGAAAAGATCTGTTCAAACCTGTGCAGTCCAAGAAGGTTGGCACATACAAGAACTTCTTCTACTTGATTAAATGGGATGAACT AATAATTTTCCCCATCCAGATTTCACAGTTGCCTCTGGAATCAGTCTTATGTCTGACTTTGTTTGGAATCCTAAATCAAAGTAGTGGGAGTTCCCCTGACTCAAATAAGCAGAGAAAGGGCCCAGAAATTTTGGGTCAGGTTTCTCTACCTCTCTTTGATTTTAGGCG attgTTAACTTCTGGGACAAAGCTCTTGCAAATGTGGACCTCATCACATCCGCATAATACGCCAGGGATGGCCGCTAAGAAAGGAAATATGGAAAGAATAGTATTGCAG attgaCTTCCCATCCCATGCATTTGATATTGAATATAAAATTCCTGAACCTGCAAAGACTACTGTGCATCATTCCATGGAATCATTAGAAAAACCATTGAGAGAACGTCTCCTTGCCATTCTGTCCAAGGATAACACTATTGG GCTGTCAAAAGAAGATAAAGAATTTTTGTGGGAGAAAAGACATTACTGTCATAGCCATACTAGTAGCCTACCAAAAATACTGGTTAGTGCCCCTCACTGGGACTGGGCAAGTCTTCCAGAAATATATTCGTTACTTCAGAAGTGGCCTCCTTTATCACCCTTAGCTGCACTGGAACTACTTGATTCAAA GTTTGCTGATCAGGAAGTACGAAATACAGCTGTGAACTGGATGGAGTCATTAAGTGATGATGAGTTAACAGATTTCCTGCCTCAATTTGTACAG gCATTGAAGTATGAAACCTATCTCGACAGTGCTCTTGTGAAATTTCTTTTGGCTCGGGCACTGGGAAGCATTCGAATAGCACACTACCTGTACTG GCTTCTTAAGGATACACTGTATGATACGAAGTTTGGTGTAAGGTATGAGCAAATTCTTGGAGCTTTTCTTTCGGTCTGTGGAAAAAGGctgagggaagagctggagaagCAGACCAGGCTAGTGCAGCTCTTTGGAATGGTAGCAGAAAAAGTAAAGCAAACGAGTGGATCTGCTCGGCAg gtTGCCTTGCAAAATGGTATGGAACGTGTGCAgttatttttcttgaagaacAAATGCCGTTTGCCACTCAATCCCAGTCTTGTGGCAAAAGAGTTAAATATTAAG GCATGTTCTTTCTTCAGCTCCAATGCAGTACCGCTGAAAGTTGCACTGATAAATGCAGaccctctgggagaagaaattAATGTGATGTTTAAG gtTGGAGAAGATCTGAGACAGGATATGTTGGCCTTGCAAATGATTAAGATCATGGATAAGATCTGGCTGCAAGAGGGACTGGATCTACGGATGGTTATCTTCAAGTGTCTCTCAACTGGAAAAGACCGAG GCATGGTAGAGCTTGTTCCTGCTTCAGATACACTTAGGAAAATTCAAGTGGAATATGGAGTGACAGGTTCTTTTAAAGACAAACCTCTGGCAGAATGGTTGCGAAAGTATAACCCTACAGAGGAGGAATATGAAAAG gCTTCAGAAAACTTCATTTACTCTTGTGCAGGATGCTGTGTAGCTACTTATGTACTGGGAATTTGTGACCGCCACAATGACAACATAATGCTCCGAAACACTGGGCACATGTTTCACATTGACTTCGGAAAATTTTTGGGACATGCACAAATGTTTGGTAGCtttaaaag GGATCGAGCTCCGTTTGTGCTCACGTCGGATATGGCTTATGTCATCAATGGTGGGGAAAAACCCACCATCCGCTTTCAGTTGTTTGTGGATCTCTGCTGCCAAGCTTACAACTTGATAAGAAAGCACGCAAGCCTCTTCCTTAACCTACTTTCATTG aTGCTTTCTTCTGGGTTACCAGAGCTAAGTGGGGTTCAGGACTTGAAGTATGTCCAGGATGCTCTCCAGCCCCAAACAACAGATGCAGAAGCCACCATTTTCTTTACGAG gCTGATTGAATCCAGTCTGGGAAGTGTTGCCACAaagtttaatttcttcattcaCAATCTGGCTCAGCTGCGTTTCTCAGGTTTACCTTCTAATGATGAACCCATCCTCTCATTTTCTGCTAAAACCTATTCTCTTAAACAAGACGGCAGAATCAAACAAGTGTCTGTGTTTACATATCAGAAGAGATACAACCCAGATAAACATTAT ATCTATGTAGTGAGAGTTTTGAGAGAAGGGCAAGTTGAGCCAACATTTGTCTTCCGAACATTTGATGAGTTCCAGGAGCTCCACAACAAACTTGGcattctctttcctctttgGAAGTTACCAGG CTTTCCTAATAAGATGGTTCTGGGAAGAACACATATAAAAGATGTAGCAGCTAAAAGAAAAGTGGAGCTCAACAGCTACATACAGAGCCTGATGAACAGCTCTTCAGAGGTGGCAGAA TGTGATCTTGTTTATACTTTTTTCCATCCATTACTTCGTGATGACAAAGTGGAAGGAATAGATGGAATAGCCAGACCTACAG
- the PIK3C2A gene encoding phosphatidylinositol 4-phosphate 3-kinase C2 domain-containing subunit alpha isoform X2, translating into MAQISSSNGFKQRSSPSLSAARSKDVDKEEALQMEAEALAKMQKERGVAGNKQTFHSLSSPRQKAQPHNKQDHDLMVFPESDAKSMEDKLSTIDIEKLTHAELEKLLLDENFESSKVPTLPASPILSPSFSSQFYLGPAGQRRQWTPGIPAPVTCTLPPIYTSASYTKQTGVFHNGFHPSMSSYPSREPIYLGLPRQSQYISYPLAATTPFHPQRSLPIYPPVLTPEMAKVFDKIASTSEFLKNGKSSTDLEMTAIKSAVSNLPASESCGDVSKFDWLDLDPLSKPKVDSVETLNKAENDGERASTMTAEDPWEAVLLEEKLLVNCHLERKVNGKSSGATVTRSQSLNMRTTPLAKSQGQTSQKDNGTTGMLTENVLLQAIEGQNQELSAFSQAVMKLRTKFPYSNQQTNPGFVLSPIMLQRNISGESASIKVSIEIEEFQQPVTFTCDVSSPVELIIMQALCWVHDDLNEVDIGSYILKVCGQEEVLQNKHCIGSHEYIQNCRKWDTEIKLQLLTHSAICSDLARTEDDDRTPIHLTKHLYKVEKPFREPIIRPSIEELLDVYHKQVNIALKNENQHKAVDHVIKTVRKICSTLDCVETPAITESVKKLRRAVNLPRTKNAEASLKCGDDTSKSSPGSLQPENPLKVSIDQLTRAVEALVRLHVNSCSSCAAISPEDGKSTKEACTATEHLQFTVFAAHGISSGWVSNYEKYYLICSLTHNGKDLFKPVQSKKVGTYKNFFYLIKWDELIIFPIQISQLPLESVLCLTLFGILNQSSGSSPDSNKQRKGPEILGQVSLPLFDFRRLLTSGTKLLQMWTSSHPHNTPGMAAKKGNMERIVLQIDFPSHAFDIEYKIPEPAKTTVHHSMESLEKPLRERLLAILSKDNTIGLSKEDKEFLWEKRHYCHSHTSSLPKILVSAPHWDWASLPEIYSLLQKWPPLSPLAALELLDSKFADQEVRNTAVNWMESLSDDELTDFLPQFVQALKYETYLDSALVKFLLARALGSIRIAHYLYWLLKDTLYDTKFGVRYEQILGAFLSVCGKRLREELEKQTRLVQLFGMVAEKVKQTSGSARQVALQNGMERVQLFFLKNKCRLPLNPSLVAKELNIKACSFFSSNAVPLKVALINADPLGEEINVMFKVGEDLRQDMLALQMIKIMDKIWLQEGLDLRMVIFKCLSTGKDRGMVELVPASDTLRKIQVEYGVTGSFKDKPLAEWLRKYNPTEEEYEKASENFIYSCAGCCVATYVLGICDRHNDNIMLRNTGHMFHIDFGKFLGHAQMFGSFKRDRAPFVLTSDMAYVINGGEKPTIRFQLFVDLCCQAYNLIRKHASLFLNLLSLMLSSGLPELSGVQDLKYVQDALQPQTTDAEATIFFTRLIESSLGSVATKFNFFIHNLAQLRFSGLPSNDEPILSFSAKTYSLKQDGRIKQVSVFTYQKRYNPDKHYIYVVRVLREGQVEPTFVFRTFDEFQELHNKLGILFPLWKLPGFPNKMVLGRTHIKDVAAKRKVELNSYIQSLMNSSSEVAECDLVYTFFHPLLRDDKVEGIDGIARPTDTSPSSPTSGKVGGEVKLSISYRNSTLFIMVMHIKDLVTEDGADPNPYVKTYLLPDTHKTSKRKTKISRKTRNPTFNEMLVYSGYSMETLKQRELQLSVLSAESLRENFFLGGITLPLKDFNLSKETVNWYRLTAVPYL; encoded by the exons ATGGCCCAGATATCCAGCAGCAATGGGTTCAAACAGCGCTCGTCGCCTTCTCTGTCGGCCGCAAGGTCAAAAGACGTGGACAAAGAGGAGGCATTGCAGATGGAAGCTGAGGCATTAGCCAAGATGCAGAAGGAAAGAGGTGTAGCTGGTAATAAACAAACCTTTCATTCTTTAAGCAGCCCCAGACAAAAAGCACAGCCTCATAACAAACAGGACCATGATCTCATGGTGTTTCCAGAGTCTGATGCCAAGAGCATGGAAGATAAACTAAGTACCATTGACATAGAGAAGCTTACACATGCTGAACTAGAGAAACTGCTGCTGGATGAAAATTTTGAATCTAGTAAAGTACCTACATTACCAGCAAGTCCTATTTTGAGCCCATCTTTTTCTTCGCAATTTTATCTTGGGCCTGCGGGTCAGAGGAGACAGTGGACACCTGGGATACCAGCACCTGTGACATGCACTTTACCTCCTATTTACACCTCAGCTTCTTACACAAAACAGACTGGTGTCTTTCACAACGGATTCCATCCAAGTATGTCGTCCTATCCCTCCAGAGAGCCTATTTATCTTGGTCTTCCAAGACAGTCACAATACATTTCATACCCATTGGCAGCTACCACACCTTTCCATCCACAGAGAAGCCTACCTATATATCCTCCAGTACTCACACCAGAAATGGCAAAAGTATTTGACAAAATTGCAAGCACTTCGGAATTTCTGAAAAATGGGAAGTCGAGCACAGACCTGGAAATGACTGCTATAAAGTCTGCAGTTTCTAACCTGCCAGCCTCGGAAAGCTGTGGGGATGTTAGTAAATTTGACTGGTTAGATTTGGATCCCCTAAGTAAACCGAAAGTGGATAGTGTGGAGACTTTAAATAAAGCAGAGAATGATGGAGAGAGGGCTTCAACTATGACTGCTGAAGATCCATGGGAGGCTGTGCTGTTAGAAGAAAAGCTGTTAGTAAATTGTCACCTGGAAAGAAAAGTTAATGGGAAATCTTCTGGAGCAACAGTCACAAGGAGCCAGTCCTTAAACATGCGAACAACTCCACTTGCAAAGTCACAGGGCCAAACATCACAG AAAGACAATGGGACCACTGGCATGCTGACAGAAAATGTGCTTCTCCAAGCAATTGAAGGACAGAATCAAGAGCTGTCAGCTTTTTCTCAAGCAGTTATGAA ATTGAGGACCAAGTTTCCTTACTCTAATCAGCAAACAAACCCAGGCTTTGTGCTGAGTCCAATCATGCTACAAAGAAATATAAGTGGGGAGAGTGCCAGTATCAAGGTTTCCATAGAAATTGAAGAATTCCAGCAACCAGTAACTTTTACATGTGATG TGAGTTCCCCTGTTGAGCTTATAATAATGCAGGCACTTTGCTGGGTGCATGATGACTTGAATGAAGTGGACATTGGCAGCTATATCCTGAAAGTCTGTGGCCAAGAAGAAGTTTTACAGAA TAAGCACTGCATAGGAAGTCATGAATATATCCAGAACTGCCGGAAGTGGGACACAGAAATCAAACTGCAGCTCCTGACCCACAGTGCGATCTGCAGCGATCTGGCACGGACA GAAGATGATGACAGAACACCCATTCATCTAACCAAACACCTCTACAAAGTAGAAAAGCCTTTCAGGGAACCTATTATAAG GCCTTCTATTGAAGAGCTTCTTGATGTGTATCATAAGCAAGTTAACATAGCTCTTAAGAATGAG AACCAGCATAAAGCAGTAGATCATGTAATTAAGACTGTCAGAAAAATCTGTTCTACATTGGATTGTGTAGAGACTCCTGCAATAACGGAATCAGTGAAGAAGCTAAGGAGGGCTGTTAATCTTCCAAGGACTAAAAATGCTGAG GCGTCCTTAAAATGTGGTGATGACACTAGCAAGAGCTCACCTG gTTCACTGCAGCCTGAAAACCCTCTGAAAGTGAGTATAGACCAGTTAACAAGAGCAGTCGAAGCTCTTGTGCGACTCCACGTGAATTCCTGTAGCAGTTGTGCAGCAATTTCTCCAGAAGATGGTAAGAGTACCAAGGAAGCTTGTACTGCCACAGAACATCTCCAGTTCACAGTATTTGCTGCTCATGGAATTTCTTCTGGTTGGGTGTCAAA TTATGAAAAATACTACTTGATTTGTTCTCTGACCCATAATGGAAAAGATCTGTTCAAACCTGTGCAGTCCAAGAAGGTTGGCACATACAAGAACTTCTTCTACTTGATTAAATGGGATGAACT AATAATTTTCCCCATCCAGATTTCACAGTTGCCTCTGGAATCAGTCTTATGTCTGACTTTGTTTGGAATCCTAAATCAAAGTAGTGGGAGTTCCCCTGACTCAAATAAGCAGAGAAAGGGCCCAGAAATTTTGGGTCAGGTTTCTCTACCTCTCTTTGATTTTAGGCG attgTTAACTTCTGGGACAAAGCTCTTGCAAATGTGGACCTCATCACATCCGCATAATACGCCAGGGATGGCCGCTAAGAAAGGAAATATGGAAAGAATAGTATTGCAG attgaCTTCCCATCCCATGCATTTGATATTGAATATAAAATTCCTGAACCTGCAAAGACTACTGTGCATCATTCCATGGAATCATTAGAAAAACCATTGAGAGAACGTCTCCTTGCCATTCTGTCCAAGGATAACACTATTGG GCTGTCAAAAGAAGATAAAGAATTTTTGTGGGAGAAAAGACATTACTGTCATAGCCATACTAGTAGCCTACCAAAAATACTGGTTAGTGCCCCTCACTGGGACTGGGCAAGTCTTCCAGAAATATATTCGTTACTTCAGAAGTGGCCTCCTTTATCACCCTTAGCTGCACTGGAACTACTTGATTCAAA GTTTGCTGATCAGGAAGTACGAAATACAGCTGTGAACTGGATGGAGTCATTAAGTGATGATGAGTTAACAGATTTCCTGCCTCAATTTGTACAG gCATTGAAGTATGAAACCTATCTCGACAGTGCTCTTGTGAAATTTCTTTTGGCTCGGGCACTGGGAAGCATTCGAATAGCACACTACCTGTACTG GCTTCTTAAGGATACACTGTATGATACGAAGTTTGGTGTAAGGTATGAGCAAATTCTTGGAGCTTTTCTTTCGGTCTGTGGAAAAAGGctgagggaagagctggagaagCAGACCAGGCTAGTGCAGCTCTTTGGAATGGTAGCAGAAAAAGTAAAGCAAACGAGTGGATCTGCTCGGCAg gtTGCCTTGCAAAATGGTATGGAACGTGTGCAgttatttttcttgaagaacAAATGCCGTTTGCCACTCAATCCCAGTCTTGTGGCAAAAGAGTTAAATATTAAG GCATGTTCTTTCTTCAGCTCCAATGCAGTACCGCTGAAAGTTGCACTGATAAATGCAGaccctctgggagaagaaattAATGTGATGTTTAAG gtTGGAGAAGATCTGAGACAGGATATGTTGGCCTTGCAAATGATTAAGATCATGGATAAGATCTGGCTGCAAGAGGGACTGGATCTACGGATGGTTATCTTCAAGTGTCTCTCAACTGGAAAAGACCGAG GCATGGTAGAGCTTGTTCCTGCTTCAGATACACTTAGGAAAATTCAAGTGGAATATGGAGTGACAGGTTCTTTTAAAGACAAACCTCTGGCAGAATGGTTGCGAAAGTATAACCCTACAGAGGAGGAATATGAAAAG gCTTCAGAAAACTTCATTTACTCTTGTGCAGGATGCTGTGTAGCTACTTATGTACTGGGAATTTGTGACCGCCACAATGACAACATAATGCTCCGAAACACTGGGCACATGTTTCACATTGACTTCGGAAAATTTTTGGGACATGCACAAATGTTTGGTAGCtttaaaag GGATCGAGCTCCGTTTGTGCTCACGTCGGATATGGCTTATGTCATCAATGGTGGGGAAAAACCCACCATCCGCTTTCAGTTGTTTGTGGATCTCTGCTGCCAAGCTTACAACTTGATAAGAAAGCACGCAAGCCTCTTCCTTAACCTACTTTCATTG aTGCTTTCTTCTGGGTTACCAGAGCTAAGTGGGGTTCAGGACTTGAAGTATGTCCAGGATGCTCTCCAGCCCCAAACAACAGATGCAGAAGCCACCATTTTCTTTACGAG gCTGATTGAATCCAGTCTGGGAAGTGTTGCCACAaagtttaatttcttcattcaCAATCTGGCTCAGCTGCGTTTCTCAGGTTTACCTTCTAATGATGAACCCATCCTCTCATTTTCTGCTAAAACCTATTCTCTTAAACAAGACGGCAGAATCAAACAAGTGTCTGTGTTTACATATCAGAAGAGATACAACCCAGATAAACATTAT ATCTATGTAGTGAGAGTTTTGAGAGAAGGGCAAGTTGAGCCAACATTTGTCTTCCGAACATTTGATGAGTTCCAGGAGCTCCACAACAAACTTGGcattctctttcctctttgGAAGTTACCAGG CTTTCCTAATAAGATGGTTCTGGGAAGAACACATATAAAAGATGTAGCAGCTAAAAGAAAAGTGGAGCTCAACAGCTACATACAGAGCCTGATGAACAGCTCTTCAGAGGTGGCAGAA TGTGATCTTGTTTATACTTTTTTCCATCCATTACTTCGTGATGACAAAGTGGAAGGAATAGATGGAATAGCCAGACCTACAG